Proteins from a single region of Streptomyces vinaceus:
- a CDS encoding alpha/beta hydrolase family protein, with protein sequence MKQLLFPNNIQFWYETLRSMSHIAYGGADFGEVVSTGERIIEGDYDSWYVEWMATADRVSQDAEKALAAGHRISARDGFLRASNYYRSAEFFLHGHPCDPRHDGAYDRSVACFKAAAALFTPVIEPVEIPYEDTTLPGYFYRVDDSGTPRPTLIMHNGFDGTAEELHFFGAMAGVERGYNVLAFDGPGMPGPRHRQGLVFRPDWENVITPVVDFAETLPGVDDSRIALLGVSMGGVLAPRAAAFEHRLAALIAVDGLYDLGQTSVRNVPGTREEAERLLRAESAPELDAAFEQAMANDPIARWAINHGMYVMGVETPRAFNASYLDYTLAGGIAERIQCPTLVCDAEEDMFFKGQPEQLYDHLTCPKALMVFTTEEGAGAHCHPGAMRLATARIYDWLDDTLAAAA encoded by the coding sequence ATGAAGCAGCTGCTGTTCCCGAACAACATCCAGTTCTGGTACGAGACCCTGCGCTCGATGAGCCACATCGCTTACGGTGGCGCCGACTTCGGCGAGGTGGTCTCCACGGGTGAGCGGATCATCGAGGGTGACTACGACAGCTGGTACGTCGAGTGGATGGCCACCGCGGACCGTGTGTCGCAGGACGCGGAGAAGGCGCTGGCGGCCGGTCACCGCATCAGCGCCCGGGACGGTTTCCTGCGCGCCTCGAACTACTACCGTTCGGCCGAGTTCTTCCTGCACGGCCACCCCTGCGACCCGCGTCACGACGGCGCCTACGACCGCTCGGTGGCCTGTTTCAAGGCGGCGGCGGCGCTGTTCACCCCGGTCATCGAGCCGGTCGAGATCCCCTACGAGGACACGACCCTCCCCGGCTACTTCTACCGGGTCGACGACTCGGGGACGCCCCGGCCGACGCTGATCATGCACAACGGTTTCGACGGGACCGCGGAGGAGCTGCACTTCTTCGGGGCGATGGCCGGTGTCGAGCGGGGATACAACGTGCTGGCATTCGACGGCCCCGGCATGCCGGGCCCGCGTCACCGCCAGGGCCTGGTCTTCCGCCCGGACTGGGAGAACGTGATCACGCCCGTGGTGGACTTCGCCGAGACCCTCCCCGGGGTCGATGACAGCCGCATCGCACTCCTCGGTGTCAGCATGGGCGGCGTCCTCGCCCCCCGGGCCGCCGCGTTCGAGCACCGTCTGGCCGCGCTGATCGCCGTGGACGGCCTCTACGACCTCGGCCAGACCTCCGTCCGCAACGTTCCCGGCACCCGCGAGGAGGCCGAGCGGCTCCTGCGGGCCGAGTCCGCTCCGGAACTCGATGCCGCCTTCGAACAGGCCATGGCCAATGACCCGATCGCGCGCTGGGCGATCAACCACGGCATGTACGTCATGGGCGTGGAAACCCCCCGCGCGTTCAACGCCTCCTACCTGGACTACACCCTCGCCGGGGGCATCGCCGAGCGGATCCAGTGCCCCACCCTCGTGTGCGACGCCGAAGAGGACATGTTCTTCAAGGGCCAGCCCGAGCAGCTCTACGACCACCTGACCTGCCCCAAGGCGCTCATGGTGTTCACCACGGAGGAAGGCGCCGGCGCGCACTGCCACCCCGGTGCGATGCGCCTGGCCACCGCCCGCATCTACGACTGGCTCGACGACACCCTCGCTGCCGCAGCCTGA
- a CDS encoding helix-turn-helix domain-containing protein — MDSTAPDAAPRGLDAFRHGWKTQVGDDVFQLPAFTPDTIGDFRVKGNVTKVHGAAIADLHAASATRTADVPGGDQDLIAMYVVRRGAWTLGGPPGYGDQTVSAGQFLVRHLGRLTAFDTSAHLTAKFLVLPPDELKPLLGTRAITGPADSAEMRLLTAFTDMIHTTVADLGPAGVTAAQNTLVELAKAVAKGRFDDVEPRLAPALTQAAKDLADRRLADPELSPALLARELNVSVRTLHRAFAAVGEQVSTYIRHRRLHEARLALVAPSGRLSISELAAHWQFADGSHFTRAFKKHYGQTPTEYARSTGAAPPAPTRHPPVHGPAEGA; from the coding sequence GTGGACTCGACCGCCCCGGACGCCGCACCGCGGGGGCTCGACGCTTTCCGGCACGGGTGGAAGACGCAGGTCGGCGACGATGTCTTCCAACTGCCGGCCTTCACCCCGGACACGATCGGTGACTTCCGGGTCAAGGGCAACGTGACGAAGGTGCACGGCGCGGCAATCGCCGATCTGCACGCCGCGTCGGCGACCCGGACCGCGGACGTCCCCGGCGGCGATCAGGACCTGATCGCCATGTACGTCGTGCGGCGCGGTGCATGGACTCTGGGCGGCCCGCCCGGTTACGGCGACCAGACCGTGTCGGCCGGGCAGTTCCTCGTCCGGCACCTCGGGCGCCTGACGGCCTTCGACACGTCGGCGCACCTCACGGCGAAGTTCCTCGTCCTGCCCCCCGACGAGCTGAAACCCCTGCTCGGGACCCGGGCCATCACCGGGCCGGCGGACTCGGCCGAGATGCGCTTGCTGACGGCCTTCACCGACATGATCCACACAACCGTGGCCGACCTCGGCCCGGCCGGTGTGACAGCTGCCCAAAACACCCTGGTCGAGCTGGCCAAGGCAGTGGCGAAGGGCCGGTTCGACGACGTGGAACCCCGATTGGCTCCCGCGCTCACCCAGGCGGCCAAGGACCTCGCGGATCGTCGGCTCGCTGATCCCGAACTTTCGCCGGCGCTGCTTGCACGTGAACTCAACGTCTCCGTCCGTACGCTGCACCGGGCATTCGCCGCGGTGGGTGAGCAGGTGAGCACCTACATCCGCCACCGGCGACTGCATGAGGCCCGGCTCGCCCTGGTCGCGCCGTCAGGGCGCCTCAGTATCTCGGAACTCGCCGCACACTGGCAGTTCGCGGACGGCAGTCACTTCACCCGAGCCTTCAAGAAGCACTACGGTCAGACTCCCACCGAATACGCCCGCTCGACCGGAGCAGCCCCGCCCGCGCCGACCCGGCACCCGCCGGTCCACGGGCCGGCCGAAGGCGCATGA
- a CDS encoding NADPH-dependent F420 reductase has translation MTSIAVLGNGRVGGNLATALTRAGHQVTAVGRAPGAAADAARAAGIVINATPGAGSLERLTALRGELRGKILVDVSNATVDGPDGLPAELIHPGSSLAEQLQEALPETHVVKTLNTMLFPVMTAPATLTQTPTAFLSGEDPLAKQTVRDLLADLGWHKEWITDLGGIRTARATEAAILFVPHIIRSTGFTPFAISIAR, from the coding sequence ATGACCTCGATCGCTGTTCTGGGAAACGGCCGCGTCGGCGGCAATCTGGCCACCGCCCTCACCCGGGCGGGCCACCAGGTCACCGCGGTGGGCCGCGCGCCCGGCGCCGCCGCCGACGCCGCCCGGGCGGCCGGGATCGTCATCAACGCCACCCCCGGCGCCGGCTCCCTGGAACGCCTCACCGCCCTGCGCGGGGAGCTGCGCGGCAAGATCCTCGTCGACGTCTCCAACGCCACCGTCGACGGACCCGACGGACTGCCCGCCGAGCTCATCCACCCCGGCTCCAGCCTCGCCGAACAACTCCAGGAAGCACTGCCCGAAACCCACGTCGTCAAGACCCTCAACACCATGCTCTTCCCCGTGATGACCGCCCCGGCCACCCTCACCCAGACGCCCACCGCCTTCCTCTCCGGCGAGGACCCCCTCGCCAAGCAGACCGTCCGCGACCTGCTCGCCGACCTCGGCTGGCACAAGGAATGGATCACCGATCTCGGCGGAATCCGGACCGCCCGCGCCACGGAAGCCGCCATACTCTTCGTCCCGCACATCATCCGGTCCACCGGATTCACCCCCTTCGCCATCTCCATCGCCCGCTGA
- a CDS encoding inositol monophosphatase family protein translates to MSETLQTPDVVTSDADLLDQTEIAVRAAGAVLRERFGEVVRYESREELMGALAANDEAALDVLRPALTVLRPHARWVEDELGGGALPAGEWWVVDPAEGNVNHLHALAEWAVTATLVRENRPVLTVVHLPLTGETYTALAGGGAFVDGRPLHVSPTAELGLGIVATSQARPDEDEAVVRRVGSSITAMLFDALVVRTAVPATLHLVNVAAGRIDAFWQFAGARADLLPGALLVTEAGGRISDAQGRPWTPQSDSFLAAAPALHTQAVATLSR, encoded by the coding sequence ATGTCCGAAACGCTTCAGACCCCCGACGTCGTCACCTCCGATGCCGACCTGCTCGACCAGACCGAGATCGCCGTGCGTGCCGCTGGTGCGGTGCTGCGTGAGCGTTTCGGGGAGGTGGTGCGTTATGAGTCCCGTGAGGAGCTGATGGGGGCGCTCGCGGCGAATGACGAGGCGGCTCTGGACGTCTTGCGTCCTGCTCTGACGGTTTTGCGTCCCCATGCCCGCTGGGTGGAGGACGAGCTGGGCGGTGGGGCGTTGCCGGCGGGTGAGTGGTGGGTGGTGGATCCGGCGGAGGGCAACGTCAATCATCTGCATGCTCTTGCGGAGTGGGCGGTGACGGCCACTTTGGTGCGGGAGAACCGGCCGGTGCTGACGGTGGTCCACCTGCCCTTGACCGGTGAGACCTATACCGCGCTCGCCGGTGGGGGTGCCTTCGTGGACGGCCGTCCGCTGCACGTGTCGCCGACCGCGGAGCTGGGTCTGGGGATCGTGGCCACCAGCCAGGCCCGGCCGGACGAGGACGAGGCGGTGGTGCGGCGGGTCGGTTCCTCGATCACGGCGATGCTCTTCGACGCGCTGGTCGTGCGCACCGCCGTGCCTGCGACCTTGCACCTGGTGAACGTGGCCGCCGGGCGGATCGACGCGTTCTGGCAGTTCGCCGGCGCCCGCGCCGATCTGCTGCCCGGCGCGCTGCTGGTCACCGAGGCCGGCGGGCGGATCTCCGACGCCCAGGGCCGTCCCTGGACCCCGCAGAGCGACAGTTTCCTGGCCGCCGCCCCCGCCCTGCACACCCAGGCCGTGGCCACACTCTCCCGCTGA
- a CDS encoding GMC family oxidoreductase, translated as MGQSPYDYVVVGAGTAGCVIASRLSERPGVRVLLLEAGARDATEAMASPWGFLGFDPSSLWLSASTVQAGTGRAADVLRGKALGGSSSINGLYHLRGHRSGYDEWPGLGAPGWGFDDLLPYFRRSESTRSRDASVRGTDGPVVVAPVPEPHPLATAGVEAAVQAGFTRADDIGGGLETGFGWSDMNLPGGARQSAADAYIRPFLDRPNLDVVTDATVHRLRITAGRCTGVEYTVGGEHLSVESAEVISTAGAIGSAHLLMLSGIGPARHLGEHGIGVVADLPGVGSHLQDHPMAGVVYEASRPVPFLPANPPAEMMGLLYSDPTAARPDLQVYVVAAPLPSAWGQPPANGYTIAFSAMAPHSSGTVRLADADPAGAPVVDPGYLSDDRDLEVMRKGLAVARRIGEADAFADWRKQEAVPGPGTSGASVDGFIRKATGPYFHFTGTCRMGTDADAVVDPANLRVHGIAGLRVADASVMPSIPSANTNATVYAIAERAAELLD; from the coding sequence ATGGGCCAGAGTCCTTATGACTATGTCGTTGTGGGAGCGGGGACGGCGGGGTGCGTGATTGCCTCCCGCCTTTCGGAACGCCCCGGCGTGCGGGTGCTGTTGCTGGAGGCGGGAGCGCGGGACGCGACCGAGGCGATGGCATCTCCTTGGGGGTTCCTGGGGTTCGACCCGTCGTCCCTCTGGCTGAGCGCCTCGACCGTGCAGGCCGGTACGGGCAGGGCCGCTGACGTACTGCGAGGCAAGGCGCTCGGCGGATCGTCGAGCATCAACGGCCTCTACCACCTGCGGGGGCACCGCTCCGGTTACGACGAATGGCCCGGACTCGGCGCTCCGGGCTGGGGTTTCGACGATCTGCTGCCCTATTTCCGCCGCAGCGAGAGCACTCGCAGTCGCGATGCGTCCGTGCGCGGTACGGACGGGCCCGTCGTGGTCGCCCCCGTACCGGAACCCCATCCCCTGGCCACTGCGGGCGTCGAGGCCGCGGTGCAAGCCGGGTTCACGCGCGCCGACGACATCGGCGGCGGGCTGGAAACCGGCTTCGGGTGGAGTGACATGAATCTGCCCGGCGGCGCCCGCCAGAGCGCGGCCGACGCCTACATCCGTCCGTTCCTCGACCGGCCGAACCTGGACGTCGTCACGGACGCGACCGTGCACCGGCTGCGCATCACCGCGGGCCGCTGCACCGGCGTCGAGTACACCGTGGGTGGCGAGCACTTGTCCGTCGAGAGCGCCGAGGTCATATCGACCGCGGGGGCCATCGGTTCCGCGCACCTCTTGATGCTGTCCGGGATCGGCCCGGCACGACACCTCGGCGAACACGGCATCGGCGTCGTCGCCGACCTGCCGGGAGTGGGATCCCATCTGCAGGACCATCCGATGGCGGGTGTGGTGTACGAGGCCAGCCGGCCCGTACCGTTCCTTCCTGCCAACCCGCCGGCCGAAATGATGGGCCTGCTGTACAGCGACCCCACCGCGGCCCGGCCGGACCTTCAGGTCTACGTCGTCGCCGCACCGCTCCCGTCGGCGTGGGGCCAGCCGCCGGCCAACGGCTACACCATCGCCTTCTCCGCGATGGCTCCGCACAGCAGCGGCACCGTGCGCCTGGCGGACGCCGATCCCGCCGGCGCTCCCGTCGTCGACCCCGGCTACCTGAGCGACGACCGTGACCTGGAAGTCATGCGCAAGGGCCTGGCAGTGGCACGCCGCATCGGCGAGGCGGATGCGTTCGCCGACTGGCGCAAGCAGGAAGCGGTGCCGGGCCCCGGGACGAGCGGTGCATCCGTGGATGGGTTCATCCGCAAGGCCACCGGCCCCTACTTCCACTTCACCGGCACCTGCCGCATGGGAACCGACGCCGATGCCGTCGTCGACCCGGCCAACCTTCGCGTACATGGGATCGCCGGGCTGCGGGTCGCCGATGCCTCGGTGATGCCGTCCATCCCCTCGGCCAACACCAACGCGACCGTCTACGCCATCGCCGAACGGGCTGCCGAACTGCTCGACTGA
- a CDS encoding sulfite exporter TauE/SafE family protein, with protein MSALPLPPVTGVAEAPTDKGLAAAARLRSVPLAFGAGAMVGVLGGLIGLGGAEFRLPLLIGVFGFAALSAVILNKALSLVVVVTALPARLAAVSVGDLGGHWSIAVNLLAGSLLGAWAGACWAVRMRSATLYKVLAVLMVGMAAALTLAHSTTVGSLDLPGPVQVVAGVVAGFGIGVVAAIMGVAGGELLIPTIVLLFGADIKLAGSLSLLVSLPTMLVAFARYSRAGSFAVLGANLRFAALMAAGSITGALLGGMLLGVIADLVLIPALAVVLLVSAVKVARHD; from the coding sequence ATGTCTGCTCTCCCCCTGCCGCCGGTGACGGGCGTGGCCGAAGCCCCGACGGACAAAGGCCTGGCCGCCGCTGCCCGGCTGAGGTCGGTTCCGCTGGCGTTCGGGGCCGGTGCGATGGTCGGCGTGCTCGGCGGCCTGATCGGCCTGGGCGGAGCGGAGTTCCGGCTGCCGCTGCTGATCGGCGTGTTCGGTTTCGCGGCCCTGTCCGCGGTGATCCTCAACAAGGCGTTGAGCCTGGTCGTCGTGGTCACCGCCCTGCCCGCCCGGCTCGCCGCGGTCTCCGTCGGTGACCTCGGCGGGCACTGGTCGATTGCGGTCAATCTGCTGGCCGGCAGCCTCCTCGGCGCCTGGGCAGGGGCTTGCTGGGCGGTACGGATGCGGTCCGCGACCCTCTACAAGGTCCTCGCCGTCCTGATGGTGGGCATGGCCGCCGCGCTGACCCTCGCCCACTCCACCACCGTCGGATCGCTCGACCTGCCGGGGCCGGTCCAGGTGGTGGCCGGCGTGGTCGCCGGGTTCGGGATCGGCGTGGTCGCCGCCATCATGGGCGTCGCGGGCGGGGAGCTCCTGATACCCACGATCGTGTTGCTGTTCGGGGCGGACATCAAGCTCGCCGGGAGCCTGTCGCTGCTCGTGTCCCTGCCCACGATGCTCGTCGCGTTCGCCCGCTACAGCCGCGCCGGAAGCTTCGCCGTCCTCGGCGCCAACCTGCGCTTCGCCGCCCTCATGGCCGCCGGCTCGATCACCGGCGCGCTCCTCGGCGGGATGCTCCTGGGCGTGATTGCGGACCTGGTCCTGATCCCCGCCCTCGCGGTGGTTCTGCTGGTTTCGGCGGTGAAGGTCGCCCGACACGACTGA
- a CDS encoding TetR/AcrR family transcriptional regulator C-terminal domain-containing protein: MTKATGTVGDPPYLRIVAAIRRSIADGELVPGDRVPSTRQIAADWGVALATATKALTTLRLEGLVEARPRIGTVVAGTAPATPARRRPSPAPDPEQELGLDRIVRTAIDIADAEGLAALSMRGVAARLGVAPMSTYRYVPSKEDLVLHMADAAFGEESPYRSDAAGDWRTRIELGARTLWGLYRKHPWLAQLSSLTRPLLVPNLMVHGEWVLGALDGHGLDPTTLFDIHVLLYSHVQGLAVHLEMEAHAEAVTGQSEDQWMDSHAPTLRGLVESGRFPTFAKVVGSFENGYDLRLDGLFEFGLKALLDGLTPIIEGRESVA; encoded by the coding sequence GTGACGAAGGCCACAGGCACAGTGGGCGACCCGCCCTATCTGCGCATCGTCGCCGCGATCCGGCGGAGCATCGCGGACGGGGAACTCGTCCCCGGGGACCGGGTCCCCTCGACCCGGCAGATCGCAGCGGACTGGGGCGTCGCCCTCGCCACCGCCACCAAGGCCCTGACCACCCTGCGCCTGGAGGGACTTGTCGAGGCCCGGCCCCGCATCGGCACGGTCGTCGCCGGAACCGCACCCGCCACCCCGGCCCGCAGACGCCCATCACCCGCTCCGGACCCCGAGCAGGAGCTGGGCCTCGACCGCATCGTCCGTACCGCGATCGACATCGCCGACGCCGAAGGGCTCGCCGCGCTCTCGATGCGCGGCGTCGCGGCGCGGCTGGGCGTCGCCCCGATGTCGACCTACCGGTACGTCCCGAGCAAGGAGGACCTCGTCCTGCACATGGCCGACGCCGCGTTCGGCGAGGAGTCGCCCTACCGCTCGGACGCCGCCGGGGATTGGCGTACCCGCATCGAGTTGGGCGCCCGGACCCTGTGGGGCCTGTACCGCAAACACCCGTGGCTGGCCCAGCTCAGCTCCCTCACACGCCCGTTGCTCGTGCCCAACCTCATGGTCCACGGCGAGTGGGTGCTGGGTGCCCTCGACGGCCACGGTCTCGACCCCACGACACTGTTCGACATCCACGTACTGCTCTACAGCCATGTGCAGGGCCTGGCGGTGCACCTCGAAATGGAGGCGCACGCCGAAGCCGTCACGGGCCAGTCGGAAGACCAGTGGATGGACAGCCACGCCCCCACGCTCCGAGGGCTGGTGGAATCCGGCCGCTTCCCGACCTTCGCCAAGGTCGTCGGATCCTTCGAGAACGGCTACGACCTGCGTCTCGACGGGCTCTTCGAATTCGGCCTCAAGGCGCTCCTCGACGGCCTGACCCCCATCATCGAAGGCCGGGAATCCGTCGCATAG
- a CDS encoding FAD-dependent monooxygenase, giving the protein MQTVLISGGGIAGPVLAYWLRHHGFAPTVVERAPGRRPGGQAVDIRGVALEVVERMGLLERARSMRTRMRGMSILDPDGHEVDRSTEATFSSGRLDSEDIEVLREDLVRLVYDHTSAGIEYLFGDSITALDEDESGVRVDFAHGPSRTFDLVVGADGLHSTVRRLAFGPEERFAHHLGSYLSVFSADNFLGLDDWQMWLRDGETGFGIMPVRDNTELRVAFGFASAPLDRDHRDVATLRQLVVDRLASMRWEGPRLAEAARKAPDFYCDAMAQIRMDQWSRGRVTLLGDAGYCPSPLSGQGTSLALVGAHVLADCLARSGGDHRTAYARYEQRMRPFVAANQALATENPGGPAAEESVAHAKNALSLDS; this is encoded by the coding sequence ATGCAGACCGTACTCATCTCCGGCGGCGGCATCGCCGGGCCCGTTCTCGCCTACTGGCTGCGCCACCACGGCTTCGCGCCCACCGTCGTCGAACGGGCTCCGGGCCGGCGACCGGGTGGTCAGGCCGTGGACATCCGCGGCGTGGCGCTCGAAGTCGTGGAGCGGATGGGCCTGCTGGAGCGGGCGCGCAGCATGCGGACGCGGATGCGGGGCATGTCGATCCTCGACCCCGACGGCCACGAGGTCGACCGTTCCACCGAGGCGACCTTCAGCAGTGGCCGGCTCGACAGCGAGGACATCGAGGTGCTGCGCGAGGACTTGGTCCGGTTGGTGTACGACCACACGTCCGCAGGCATCGAGTACCTCTTCGGCGACAGCATCACCGCGCTCGACGAGGACGAGAGCGGTGTGCGCGTTGACTTCGCGCACGGACCGTCCCGCACCTTCGACCTCGTGGTCGGGGCCGACGGCCTCCACTCCACGGTCCGGCGCCTGGCCTTCGGTCCGGAGGAGCGGTTCGCCCACCACCTGGGCAGCTACCTGTCGGTCTTCAGCGCGGACAACTTCCTCGGCCTGGACGACTGGCAGATGTGGCTGCGGGACGGCGAGACGGGCTTCGGCATCATGCCCGTACGCGACAACACCGAACTCAGGGTCGCCTTCGGCTTCGCGTCCGCCCCCCTTGACCGCGACCACCGTGACGTCGCCACACTGCGTCAGCTCGTCGTGGACAGGCTCGCGTCGATGCGGTGGGAAGGCCCCCGCCTGGCCGAGGCTGCGCGCAAGGCGCCCGACTTCTACTGCGACGCCATGGCCCAGATCCGGATGGACCAGTGGTCGCGGGGCCGGGTGACCCTGCTCGGGGACGCCGGCTACTGTCCTTCGCCCCTTTCGGGGCAGGGCACCAGCCTGGCGCTCGTGGGCGCCCACGTGCTGGCGGACTGCCTCGCCCGGTCAGGCGGCGACCACCGCACCGCGTATGCCCGCTACGAGCAGCGGATGCGCCCCTTCGTCGCCGCCAACCAGGCCCTGGCCACCGAGAACCCCGGCGGACCCGCCGCGGAGGAATCCGTCGCGCATGCCAAGAACGCGCTCTCCCTGGACAGCTGA
- a CDS encoding aminotransferase class IV: MPWEEATVHISSVGHASVSAAFEGVHSYWSAERGVLHGFRLRDHMQRLLDSLRLSWLEPEFDADALVAATVELLASWKASGKDLYVRPWGFAAGTHKEQMVPRGTPAEIAIETWEFESKLGQGRTCTLAVSSWPRFNPGASPASMKVFSNYHNGRLGNVDARARGADWPVFLNGAGNVTESSGSCIALVKGGRIITPDLASGVLDSITRKTLFQLAEEELGLTVEARPVERTELYLADEIFLMGTAAEVLPAVEVDGFRLGDGKTAGEVTRALEACYHDTVRAVTAKHDEWLTPVPAAPAR, encoded by the coding sequence ATGCCGTGGGAAGAGGCGACGGTCCACATCAGTTCCGTCGGACACGCCTCGGTCTCCGCCGCGTTCGAGGGCGTGCACTCCTACTGGAGCGCCGAGCGGGGCGTCCTGCACGGCTTCCGGCTCCGCGACCACATGCAGCGGCTGCTGGACTCGCTCCGGCTGAGCTGGCTGGAGCCCGAGTTCGACGCGGACGCGCTCGTCGCCGCCACCGTCGAACTGCTCGCCTCGTGGAAGGCCAGCGGCAAGGACCTCTACGTGCGCCCGTGGGGCTTCGCCGCCGGGACGCACAAGGAGCAGATGGTGCCGCGCGGCACTCCGGCCGAGATAGCCATCGAGACCTGGGAGTTCGAGAGCAAGCTCGGCCAGGGGCGTACCTGCACGCTGGCCGTCAGCTCCTGGCCCCGCTTCAACCCGGGTGCCTCTCCGGCGTCGATGAAGGTGTTCTCGAACTACCACAACGGCCGGCTGGGCAATGTCGACGCCCGGGCCCGCGGCGCCGACTGGCCCGTCTTCCTCAACGGCGCCGGGAACGTCACGGAGTCGTCCGGCTCGTGCATCGCCCTGGTCAAGGGCGGCCGGATCATCACCCCGGACCTGGCCAGCGGAGTCCTGGACAGCATCACGCGCAAGACCCTGTTCCAGCTGGCCGAGGAGGAACTCGGCCTGACCGTCGAGGCCCGGCCGGTGGAGCGCACGGAGCTGTACCTCGCCGACGAGATCTTCCTGATGGGCACCGCGGCGGAGGTGCTGCCGGCCGTGGAGGTCGACGGGTTCCGCCTCGGTGACGGCAAGACGGCGGGGGAGGTCACCCGGGCGCTGGAGGCGTGCTACCACGACACGGTCCGCGCCGTCACCGCCAAGCACGACGAGTGGCTCACTCCCGTTCCGGCGGCTCCGGCACGCTGA
- a CDS encoding extradiol ring-cleavage dioxygenase, producing MAEIVAVAGVPHTPGFPALARTDTAAGADVAQRYAAVDEVVERADADVLIVLTCDHINTFTPDMWPTFAIATGDGALGPSDEVPGVPPTAYALDAGVGATLHRGLVGQDFDPVALRGHSVDHSVVVPLHFLNRRGLPVVPVYLNGMVAPRPSAERCRRLGRVLRGALEGLPGRRIAVVASGSFSLEVGGPRMLPDQLYGVPRPGWARTVADRLHRGDLDGLVAQTTERRIEEAGTVAGEVLPWIAAAEMAADLSVAHMDHRHGEGHAFAAWGPA from the coding sequence GTGGCTGAGATCGTCGCGGTCGCCGGGGTCCCTCACACCCCCGGCTTCCCCGCCCTGGCCCGCACCGACACGGCCGCCGGGGCGGACGTGGCACAGCGCTACGCGGCGGTCGACGAGGTGGTCGAACGGGCGGACGCGGACGTCCTCATCGTCCTGACCTGCGACCACATCAACACGTTCACCCCGGACATGTGGCCGACGTTCGCCATTGCCACCGGGGACGGCGCGCTGGGTCCGAGCGACGAGGTCCCGGGCGTCCCCCCCACCGCGTACGCGCTCGACGCGGGCGTCGGCGCGACCCTGCACCGGGGCCTGGTGGGCCAGGACTTCGACCCGGTGGCCCTGCGCGGCCACTCGGTCGACCACTCCGTCGTGGTGCCGCTGCACTTCCTCAACAGGCGCGGGCTGCCCGTCGTCCCGGTGTACCTCAACGGCATGGTGGCGCCCCGCCCTTCGGCCGAACGCTGCCGAAGGCTCGGCCGGGTGCTGCGGGGCGCCCTGGAGGGCCTGCCGGGCCGCCGCATCGCGGTGGTCGCCAGCGGCAGCTTCTCCCTGGAGGTCGGCGGGCCCCGGATGCTGCCCGACCAGTTGTACGGCGTACCGCGGCCCGGCTGGGCCCGGACGGTCGCCGACCGGCTGCACCGCGGGGACCTGGACGGGCTGGTGGCGCAGACGACGGAGCGGCGCATCGAGGAGGCCGGCACGGTCGCCGGCGAGGTACTGCCGTGGATCGCCGCCGCCGAGATGGCCGCGGACCTGTCCGTCGCCCACATGGACCACCGGCACGGCGAGGGACACGCCTTCGCGGCGTGGGGACCGGCCTGA